Proteins found in one Thalassomonas actiniarum genomic segment:
- a CDS encoding integration host factor subunit alpha, giving the protein MALTKAEVAEHLFEKVGLSKRDAKEMVEVFFEEIRGTLESGEQVKLSGFGNFDLREKSERPGRNPKTGEDIPISARKVVTFRPGQKLKSRVEAGNQDS; this is encoded by the coding sequence ATGGCGCTGACCAAAGCAGAAGTAGCAGAACATTTATTTGAAAAAGTCGGGTTAAGCAAGCGCGACGCCAAAGAAATGGTTGAAGTATTCTTTGAAGAAATACGTGGAACCTTAGAAAGCGGCGAGCAGGTTAAACTTTCCGGATTTGGTAACTTTGATCTTCGTGAGAAAAGTGAACGTCCCGGGCGTAACCCAAAAACCGGTGAAGATATTCCTATCTCAGCCCGTAAGGTAGTTACTTTCAGACCAGGACAAAAATTAAAAAGTCGCGTAGAAGCGGGAAATCAGGACAGCTAG